One genomic window of Vulpes vulpes isolate BD-2025 chromosome 11, VulVul3, whole genome shotgun sequence includes the following:
- the P2RY14 gene encoding P2Y purinoceptor 14 yields MTNSSTTQPPEESCSRNTVITQQIVPVLYLVVFVAGILLNGVSGWIFFYVPSSKSFIVYLKNIVVADFLMSLTFPFKILADSGLGPWRIHVFVCRVSAVLFYVNMYVSIVFFGFISFDRYYKIVKPLLTSFIHSVNYSKLLSVMVWVLMLLLAVPNIILTNQNVSNVKVTRIKCVTLKNELGLKWHKASNYIFVGIFWIVFFLLIFFYTAITRKIFKSHLKSRRNSISVKRKSSRNIFSVMFVFFVCFVPYHTARIPYTQSQTEAHYSCRSKEILLYVKEFTLLLSAANVCLDPIIYFFLCQPFRETLCKKLHIPFKAQHDSETSKTKRENTTHESTDTL; encoded by the coding sequence ATGACCAATTCCAGCACCACACAGCCTCCAGAGGAGTCCTGCTCGCGGAACACCGTCATAACTCAGCAGATCGTTCCTGTGCTGTACCTCGTGGTCTTCGTCGCGGGGATCCTGCTCAACGGTGTATCTGGATGGATATTCTTTTACGTGCCAAGCTCCAAGAGTTTCATCGTCTATCTCAAGAACATTGTTGTTGCTGACTTTCTGATGAGCCTGACTTTCCCCTTCAAGATTCTGGCCGATTCGGGCCTGGGGCCCTGGCGGATCCACGTGTTCGTGTGCAGGGTCTCCGCTGTGCTCTTCTACGTCAACATGTATGTCAGCATCGTGTTCTTTGGGTTCATCAGCTTTGACAGATACTATAAAATCGTGAAGCCTCTTTTGACTTCTTTCATCCATTCCGTCAATTACAGCAAACTCCTGTCAGTGATGGTGTGGGTGCTCATGCTCCTGCTGGCTGTCCCCAACATCATCCTGACCAACCAGAACGTGAGCAACGTGAAGGTTACACGCATAAAATGCGTGACACTTAAAAACGAACTGGGACTAAAGTGGCATAAAGCCTCAAACTACATCTTTGTGGGCATCTTCTggattgtgttttttttgttgatctttttctaCACTGCTATCACGAGGAAAATCTTCAAGTCCCACCTTAAGTCCAGAAGGAATTCCATTTCGGTCAAGAGGAAATCTAGCCGCAATATATTCAGCgtcatgtttgtattttttgtctgttttgtacCTTACCACACTGCAAGAATCCCCTACACGCAGAGCCAAACAGAAGCTCATTACAGCTGCCGATCAAAAGAAATTTTGCTCTATGTAAAAGAATTCACTCTGCTCTTGTCGGCTGCAAACGTATGCCTAGatcctattatttatttcttcctatgCCAGCCCTTTAGAGAAACCTTATGTAAGAAACTGCATATCCCTTTCAAAGCTCAACATGACTCAGAAACAtccaaaaccaaaagagaaaatacgACGCATGAAAGCACAGACACACTGTGA